The following are encoded in a window of bacterium genomic DNA:
- a CDS encoding response regulator: MPRPVLLIEDDADIRLLAEMTLRMSGVEVVSCDSGRQGLKELESREFSLVILDVMMPDMSGYDVLGRIHEKMGSAAPPIALFTARPQDATLRDVKERPVAHILPKPFDPETFAKTVQELIGAKSVGFDRE; this comes from the coding sequence ATGCCGCGACCGGTCCTCTTGATTGAAGATGATGCCGACATCCGCCTCCTCGCCGAAATGACGCTGCGGATGAGCGGAGTGGAGGTCGTCTCCTGCGACAGCGGAAGACAAGGCTTGAAAGAACTGGAGTCCAGGGAATTCAGTCTGGTCATCCTCGACGTGATGATGCCCGATATGTCGGGATATGACGTTCTCGGCAGGATTCATGAAAAAATGGGCAGCGCGGCGCCGCCGATCGCTCTCTTCACGGCTCGTCCGCAGGATGCCACTCTCCGGGACGTCAAAGAGCGGCCGGTCGCGCACATTCTGCCGAAACCGTTCGACCCGGAAACCTTCGCCAAGACCGTACAAGAACTTATCGGAGCAAAGAGTGTCGGATTCGACCGTGAATAG